The sequence TTAGGATATAATGCAGACATATAGTATGTTTTCCTAGTAGTATTGAAAACCACTTTCTTTGTCATTGGTGTGTTCAAAGGAACCATCACTTTTGCTTCATAAAAGTTACCCATAGAAGTCTCTACTGCCATTGTTTTACCAATCAGTTCAATAATCTCTCCATATTTTCCATTGTTGATAAGAGTAGTTTGGATAGTGATCTGCACATGCATTAGAGTGGTATTCCATTATAAGTCAAAGACAGACTCTAGTTCTCCCAAAGACTGGATAGCAAACAACTGACCAAAGAGTAAAGTTGGTCTAGCAGCAACTTCCAAATCGAGATCTTTTTTATGCTTAAACATGATAACAAGTATGTTAAGAAAATTTTGAATATGCATTCCTTGAATATAAGGCTTGTCTAACTTAAAATCAGCAGAATTGATAGTCCAAACCCCATTGAGATGGTGCTTGACTGAGGTTTTGTGATAGTTTCTATACTTATCAACTAGTAAACCAGCTAGCCTAAAAGGAAAatcttcaatatcctcaactaaATCAAGAACTCTAACATGTTCTTCTGCAACAGCCATTATCAGTAAAGAGCGCAAACAAACTTGGTATTGAAAATGAAAGATGGAAGTAACTTAAAGAAATAAATCTTTCTCAGAGCAAGtgaataaagaagaagatgaagagaaagaTCAAAGATATAATAAACATAAAAGGAATGATAAGTGATAGGAAGATAAAATATTCACTGATACTCAACAAACAAATACTTATCAGCTAAGAAATATGAAAAGACTCATGCTTAGGAGTAAGATTAATGCCAAGTGTAATAAAGGTGCTGCTAAAAAACCACGAAAGATTATTAAACTTTTATTAAAGAATTCATCAGTTATATACCTTCAGCAACAGATCTTCTGAGAAGTACCCATAAGAATAAAATAAATCCATTGTGAGATTGAGAGAATCAATAAAACTTTTACTAATATACAATCTAGTTTAAATAATATTCAACAAGTAACCACTAATTGAAAAAAGTACAGAGCAATTCATAGAGTCAAAGAAAGTAGGCAATCATGATACTAAgcatgaaaagaaaaacaaatcaatAGCTTATTAAAAATTATGTGATCTGAATCTTATAATTCTCTTGATTAAGATAAAAAAATCTCGGTAGAATAACAATCCCTACCTAAGTAGGATCTCGTGATGCTAAAAACATTCCAACAAAGACCATTTTTCTCTGAGCAATCCTGACAATGATGAGTACTGACATAATCCAATCTTAAGAGATTCAATGTAGAAGAAGCTAGAAATTAAACCTAGCAGAAACACAAACCAAAATCCCCATATCTTCTTTCAAACACTAATCTCATGATGGTGAAAAACCATGACCCTGTGCACACTACCTCCTTCAGCTCATGACCTAATCTGAGAAACAAATAGGGGAAAAAACTTTAAAAGTTAGTCACAGGAATTGTCAATATAAAGATAAATTAAAAGTTTTTAAATTACAAAATCAAATTTAAACATTCAAAAAAAAGAGtaatttgattttaaaaaattatCGGTTCAAACTCTATTGATTAATCATGGAAGATTTaaactcaaaaccaaattttcaaattagAATTAGgaaaaaacagaaagaagaaacaaGAGAATAGAAGAACAAATTTCTTAAGAATTAACTAGCATAAAGTAAAGAAGAAACTTAGAAAATCATTAAAACTGAGAAAATTTGAAGAACAGCGTAAGAATTGATCGAAGAAGATGGATTAAAGTTCAAAGTTGACTAAGTCAATGTCGCACGACTAATCGCCATGAAATTTGAAAACTCAAAACATAATTGCTTTAAAAGATTCACGTGCAGGTATCAGTGACTAGCCAAAGAAAATAAGTAGAAGGTTCAAGAAGTTTCAGTTTCCTCATTCCTATTCCGAGTTTCTCCAGAGCATCCGACTATCGACACGAAAAGGTACGAATGTTATTCAACTATTAGTATCAAGAGTTCAAATTAATCTGGATTCTCAGGGTTTTCTTTATCTGATTGACGTAGATATTACTGTTAGGTAAGTGAATCTTATGCAAGTATATTGGAATTAAAATGGGGATTCAGAATCGATGCTTAgactaacccctatgggctagattgaactgctagattgcccaaaaaatgttgcaaatcatgaaaaaagtgtaggaaaaaagttaacactgatagttgatagttctctcacCTAGAATTTTctcgcagtccaactatcagcTAGTTTCAaaagctgaaccgttcagcgctgaaaaagtaaccaaaacgctgaaccattcagcgctatATAATTTTTTCTCATGGAGAGAGAGGAAAAGATggggagagaagaaaaagagggagagagaaaGAGTAAAAGAAGGAGAGAgggaagaaaaagagagagagaggcgAGAGGGAGgaaaagaaggagagagagaagaaaaaaaagagagagaaaaacgtGGAAACAGAGGAAAATAAGGAGagagaaataaaattaaatggtGAACGATGTTTTGTTCAGCGTTGAACGCTGTTTGATTCAGCTTTTCTCTGCTAGATTCgccatcccataggacttaggaggttgcccatgttgacgtggatggccaatctagcagctagatatctagcccatatgaGTAAGCCTTACGTATTTTGTGGTTTATCGTTTATGTTTGTGAACCTTTGATGTAAATTGGCAATTTTAGCTTAACCAAAAatccaattgttttttttttttggatcgatTTCGAAGTGTAAAGAGGGGTTGGTGTGTGAGGCCTCTTCTTTCCAACTAATCCCTAGatgaatgaaataaaataaattcgTGTTGAAGTTAGTAGGTAATAGGTTTATTATCTTCTCTTATATATGAAGACTAATTTTTATATACTTAGACATTCTGTACATAGTTAGGGCCATCGTTGCACTCAAAATAGAGCTTATCCTAGGAGGTGAATTGCAGAGAAATATAACTAGGTCTTCTTGTTCAACGATTTTCTACGGTATATGGAATTGGGGGTTGTTTAGGACCTTGTAAATAGTGTTCATGTTCTCTTTCTTTTGATCCATTTGTCTAACAATATTGAAGTTAACATTTAGTCCCTCATAATACATTATTAAGCAGATTCTCTAGTCAATTAGTGTAGTTTCATGACAGCTGATTGTTCTTCTTTGTGTTTCCTAAGATATTTTTTTGTATTTACATGGGAGCTTTTTGTCCCAGATAAGGTTTATCAAAATTTTTATGATGTTGTCTTGCTGCTTGCATGTTTCGTATGCTGAACCAATCGATATGTAAACAAAAAACAGTTGTTTAATTGCTTTAAAATCGGACAGAAGGAATGTAACCGACTTTAATCGTTTTATAGTTACCTACACAAGTCCATGTTCATTCTTATTGTGTCTAGttaatgtttttttgtttttccttcatGCTATCTTTTGACTCCATCAACTGCTCAAAGAAAATTGTGTAGCTAGTGATTTCTCCTATCAAGTATTTGCGAATACCATTTATATACAGTTGCTTAAAAGTTGAATTTTATCAAATATGTGTAGTCTAAGTCTTTGAAGTGGGTAATTTACAAAATGGTGATGGCCACAAACTGGAAAACCCTCTGAGGATCCTCCAAATATGTATTTAGGAAGGATATGTGTGTAATGCATGTTTTAACTTGATGCGTTACTGTTTCAGGCTTCCTGTGCTCGAGCGTCCCATTCTTTACAGTTTACACTGCCAATAATAAAGAGAAGTTAATCTTGGCTACATGCGTGGGACTAAAGGATTATCGCCTAGAAAGTATATCCTTAAACAGATCAATTTAATAAGACAGTCGATGGGTAATTCTCACTGTACACTTTTAGAATTTTCTCTTCTACCACGTGTAATTCTCAGAGTACACACACTTCTTAGAATCTTTTAATGTGTAGGGATGTATACAACTTCTAtccagaagaaaggaaataaTGAAATTACCAAAGAAGGACCAGTTACTGGCAATATACATGAACCGATTTTGGCCTTCAACAAACCTCAGCTTCCACCTGGTCTTGGGCCCATAATAATTTTCTCATTGCTGGAGACTAGACCTGATCGGGAGGAGAATGATAATGAGAAATAACAGGTAATGTGAAGCCTCCTcacttttttccttttcttcactAGTATTTGCCGTCCTCTATCTGAAGATCCTTGAAATACTGAACAGGACGTTGAGTGCGTAGCTGACCAATCGAGCAAGGAATTTCCAGAGCTTAATGTAGAAAACAAGTACTGGACGTATAAATGGCTCCACAAATAATTTGTATATTCTTAGTAGAAACTAAAGTACAGCGTAGGGCTTCTTTAGGAACTCTGTAAAGTTTAGACACCATgagttttataatgattttagttTCTCATTCGTGTCAAAACAAAGACAACATCAGGTAGCTAAAATAGATAAACATACTCTCAGTTGCTTGTGGGAATTCGTCGAATAAGGAAGTAACCAACTTCAATAGGGTCTGAGATTCTCGGTATAGACACCATGATCATGAACAAGTTTAAAATTATTAGTTAAACAAGTTACATAACAGCAGAAGTGATTTCTGGGTGTGTTTTTATGCTATGTGTGAAGTGTGAGAAAGATTGTATTACCAGTGCCATTGCTCCTGGTTTTAGAGGCGACTCATTAATAATTCTGGCATGCCTGCACAAATCCATTTAAAAGGGTATATGAGTATCTTGAagtgttttgcagtattaatggtGCACTTTAAACGTTTAGTTTGGATTTGTTATCACTTGATGAGAAATCTGTCTTCTTGTCTTATGCATTCGAAGAAACTGCAACCTCTGGTGAAGGGTATTTGTATATTGTTCCACTCTGCATCATATATCGTATCGTTCAGCGTATATGGACTATTTCTACTGAATACGATTGGTAGAAAGTAAATTTTGGACTAACTTGTACAAGGATTACCTAAGTGCCACATAGTAGCAATTGTGGAATCATCACCTCTGCATATGTGTTCTGTCGCAAACTTTACATTCTTACCCATGGCTTCGGTCAGCTGCGCAAAGAACTGCATAATTTCCTGCAGTAGTTTTCATTCAACCCAAGTTCCTCAACTCATTCAGTAGTATAAAACATGTTAAACTTTGAAAAGCTCCTGCAATCTAGGTGTTCTCCGGTCGGTCAATCCTAATTTTAGGTGTGAATGAAATAACTTTTGGTATGATTTCAACACAAAGCTCGGTGTGCGGGGTTTTATAGTTTAATTGCAAAGTTAAATGCACACAGAAGGATCATATGTTACACTACACTAGTTATTATGGTAGACGGTGCAATGTACACCTACTGAGGCAGACCTTTTCTCCCTCAAAGGGAACAAAAAACGTGTAATCCTCAAATATACAATCTTTTGCCATGAAATCAGTAAGGTTCCTCCAGCCCCTGGTATTGATGCATTTGTAGAACTGTTGAATTGTATCAAATGGTGATGCTGGACTAGGTTGAAAATTGGTGGTTCTACCTAGTGACATGATCCCCCAATTTTTTGTGGAGACCCGTGAACGCACTATCTTCCTCTCCAATTGGGGCCTTTTTTCTTTTCCATGTGTGTTGACGTGCCCTTGCCAAATGATTGATGGTGATTTGGGGTGTAGTTTTCCATTTATCGTTAGTCTGGATTGATTGAAAGATGAACTGAAGGATAAAAGTGGAAAACCGCAGCTGGCCATTGGCAATGGCCGAAATTATAGAGCTTGGTTTGGGATCGAGTAGTGTATAATGTCGTGGAGAAATTTGCGCTACAAGGGGACAAGAAAAGCAGAGCGTGAAAGATTGGAGCAACCAAAAGGAAATGCTTTCTTGGGCTTGTGAGATGTCGAAGAATTAAGTAAGGTACACTATTTAGgaactatgattttaggcataccaaaaactttcaaggcatacaaaatagttttcccatcctaggtgactttataaggggtgtctattgagtagttcaattacctatatacccttgaacctaaaatcaaaaaacaaactatcctaaacatcttttcttcttcctccagctaaaccaccttccttttctctcggattattttttttcatcactgtaattaattatcgattcgtgaaatttcgatcatcggttaaatt comes from Papaver somniferum cultivar HN1 chromosome 7, ASM357369v1, whole genome shotgun sequence and encodes:
- the LOC113295540 gene encoding uncharacterized protein LOC113295540: MSLGRTTNFQPSPASPFDTIQQFYKCINTRGWRNLTDFMAKDCIFEDYTFFVPFEGEKEIMQFFAQLTEAMGKNVKFATEHICRGDDSTIATMWHLEWNNIQIPFTRGCSFFECIRQEDRFLIKHARIINESPLKPGAMALTLLKLVTSLFDEFPQATEKFLKKPYAVL